A genomic stretch from Calonectris borealis chromosome 6, bCalBor7.hap1.2, whole genome shotgun sequence includes:
- the LOC142083948 gene encoding interferon lambda-3-like: MLHLGFIPLLALVLGASLGAAFPQDALKKSCSLSKYQFLEPQELKAVQKMKEQFEDIMLPSDRKCNTRLFHRKWSTPELSVPDRVMLVEAELDLTTAMLVLPAAPSFAETRQRPLAFLTQAREDLRGCMATEAPSHQPSGKLRHWLQKLQTAKKTETTGCLEASAILHLFQVLNDLRCAALREQCT, from the exons ATGCTGCATCTGGGCTTCATCCCACTGCTTGCACTGGTGCTGGGGGCCAGCCTCGGGGCCGCCTTCCCCCAGGACGCCCTGAAGAAGAGCTGCAGTCTGTCCAAGTACCAGTTCCTCGAGCCCCAGGAGCTGAAGGCTGTGCAGAAGATGAAGGAGCAGTTT GAGGACATCATGCTGCCGTCGGACCGCAAATGCAACACCAGGCTCTTCCATCGGAAATGGAGCACGCCGGAGCTGTCG GTGCCCGACCGAGTGATGCTGGTGGAAGCCGAGCTGGACCTCACCACCGCCATGCTggtgctccccgctgcccccagcttcGCCGAGACGCGCCAGCGGCCCCTGGCCTTCCTCACCCAAGCCCGGGAGGACCTGCGAGGCTGC ATGGCCACGGAGGCTCCTTCACATCAGCCCTccgggaaactgaggcactggctgcagaagctgcagacGGCCAAGAAAACA GAGACCACCGGCTGCCTGGAGGCCTCTGCCATCCTCCACCTCTTCCAAGTGCTGAACGACCTGCGGTGCGCGGCCCTGCGGGAGCAATGCACTTAg